The Parashewanella tropica genome window below encodes:
- the rsmD gene encoding 16S rRNA (guanine(966)-N(2))-methyltransferase RsmD, with protein MAKKQSQSSQVRIISGQWRGRKLPIHDVEGLRPTTDRIKETVFNWLMADVRGARVLDCFAGSGSLSFEALSRYAEFAQLFELDKKAAKQLQQNLDTLKCDSAKVSQGDSLSLLKQVPEKPFDLIFLDPPFRKNLLEPSIKLLIENQWLTDEALIYVELESDATQLTVPQHWRLLKQKVAGQVDSRLYFHQSS; from the coding sequence ATGGCGAAAAAACAGTCACAAAGCAGCCAAGTTCGTATTATTTCAGGGCAATGGCGTGGGCGAAAATTACCTATCCATGATGTTGAAGGGCTTCGCCCCACGACAGACCGTATCAAAGAGACGGTGTTTAATTGGTTAATGGCAGATGTACGTGGTGCTCGAGTATTGGATTGTTTTGCAGGCAGCGGCAGTTTGAGTTTTGAAGCCTTATCCCGTTATGCTGAATTCGCACAGTTATTTGAGCTCGATAAAAAAGCTGCAAAACAGCTTCAGCAAAACCTCGATACTTTAAAATGTGACAGTGCTAAAGTAAGCCAAGGGGATAGCTTATCGTTATTAAAGCAAGTGCCAGAAAAGCCTTTTGATTTAATTTTCCTTGATCCACCGTTTCGCAAAAACCTGCTTGAGCCTAGTATCAAACTGTTAATTGAAAACCAATGGTTAACGGATGAAGCGTTAATTTATGTAGAATTAGAATCAGATGCGACTCAATTAACCGTACCTCAACACTGGCGACTACTCAAACAAAAAGTAGCTGGACAAGTGGACTCTCGATTATACTTTCATCAAAGCTCGTAA
- a CDS encoding efflux RND transporter periplasmic adaptor subunit, translating to MMRYSFIALLWLGTLASAFAANHDHSMHQVLAPKAQYVCPMHAHIKKDHEGTCPICGMDLVKSVASENTNTPSISVSGDMQQALSIKVSSVKRQTLWQYVKTTGIAKYDERKIHHQHARVSGWIEKLAVSSIGEQIKQGQLLYQLYSPELITAQDDFLLTLNTYEKNPSSRKYAELLEKSRTRLLLLGISPKQIQQLQKQKQSQFLVNYYAKQAGVIKALNVREGMYIEPKTEVLAIASTNDIWVVADIYDANQPWLTTGITARVKPVTTAGETRIGKVEYLYPDQDPVTRSSRARIVFESSSVPLKHNALVDVELLGGAKHHVLTIPQHALIQTGTDNRVIVKTSDNTFEARGVTTGLKRKGLVEVLSGVKEGDQVVVSGQFLLDSESSLRGGLERLSSAHQH from the coding sequence ATGATGCGTTATTCCTTTATTGCCCTGCTATGGCTGGGCACGTTGGCATCAGCATTTGCGGCCAATCACGATCATTCAATGCACCAAGTGCTTGCACCTAAAGCACAATACGTATGCCCAATGCATGCCCATATCAAAAAAGATCACGAGGGTACGTGCCCGATTTGTGGGATGGACTTGGTGAAATCCGTTGCCAGTGAAAACACTAACACGCCATCCATCAGCGTGTCTGGCGATATGCAACAAGCTCTGTCGATTAAGGTTTCGTCAGTAAAGCGCCAAACCTTATGGCAATACGTGAAAACCACTGGCATCGCCAAATACGACGAACGTAAAATTCATCACCAACACGCCCGTGTTAGTGGCTGGATTGAGAAGTTAGCGGTAAGCAGCATTGGTGAGCAAATCAAGCAAGGGCAACTGTTGTATCAGCTCTATTCACCAGAGCTGATCACCGCTCAAGATGATTTTTTGCTGACACTGAATACCTACGAGAAAAATCCAAGCAGTCGTAAATATGCAGAACTACTTGAAAAATCACGCACTCGCTTGTTATTGCTTGGGATCAGTCCAAAGCAAATTCAGCAGCTTCAAAAGCAAAAGCAAAGCCAATTTTTAGTCAATTACTACGCCAAACAAGCGGGCGTTATTAAAGCCCTTAACGTTCGCGAAGGTATGTATATTGAGCCTAAAACCGAAGTGCTTGCCATTGCCAGTACCAATGACATTTGGGTCGTCGCCGATATTTACGATGCCAATCAACCTTGGCTAACAACAGGTATCACTGCCAGAGTGAAACCTGTCACCACCGCAGGGGAAACACGTATCGGCAAGGTTGAGTATCTGTATCCTGATCAAGATCCTGTGACTCGAAGCAGTCGTGCTCGTATTGTGTTTGAGTCTAGTTCTGTACCGCTAAAACATAATGCTTTGGTCGATGTTGAGCTACTTGGTGGTGCAAAACACCATGTGCTGACTATTCCACAACATGCTTTGATCCAAACCGGTACTGACAATCGCGTTATTGTGAAAACCTCAGATAACACTTTTGAAGCCAGAGGCGTTACCACTGGGCTGAAACGCAAAGGCTTAGTCGAAGTACTGTCAGGCGTAAAAGAAGGCGATCAGGTAGTGGTGTCAGGGCAATTCCTATTGGACTCAGAATCCAGTCTACGCGGTGGTTTAGAGCGTTTATCTAGCGCTCACCAGCACTAG
- a CDS encoding efflux RND transporter permease subunit, with protein MLARIISLALEQRLIVIMLALLMTGWGVLELKRTPIDALPDLSDVQVIVKTQYSGQSPQLVEQQITTPLSNILMSVPGAKTVRGFSLFGDSYIYVIFNDDTDSYWARSRVQETLSQASSLLPSGVQPILGPDASGVGWIYEYALVDHSGNHDLSQLTSLQDWYLQPALQSIEGVAEVATIGGMKQSYQIVVNPSLLQNFGLTLKQVIDTIKMHNREVGGSVVEMAEAEYMIRAKGYLTNIAQIEHLPVGKVSPSGTPLLLKDIATVRLGPSSRRGIAELDGKGEVVGGIIVMRYQNNAKATIETVKARLEQLKKGLPEGVEIVPTYDRSELINNSVDNLFVKIGEEMLIVALVCLLFLFHARSTLVAILVLPLSILGAFILMNHLGINANIMSLGGIAIAIGAVVDGAIVMVENTHKHLEAFEQQHQRTPSNTEHWQLIKQSCVEVGPALFFSLLIITLSFVPVFALGAQEGRLFSPLAFTKTFTMAVAALLSITLIPVVIGFLIKGKVPSEQQNPLNRGLMASYRPLLNQVLKHPKLTLVAAISILTSSYYPIAHTGTEFMPELEEGDLMYMPTTLPGISAAKAGRLLQQTDRLIKTVPEVKRVFGKVGRAQTATDPAPLTMLETTILLKPKDQWRSGMTLDGIIAELDAKVQVPGLTNAWVQPIKTRIDMLSTGVKTPVGIKISGEDVKELENIGQQIESILAPLDGTQSVYAERSSSGRYLDIEPKLDVAARYGISQQQLHDVVRFAIGGMTISESIQGNVRYPIIVRYPRELRDNLEAIKQLPVTSNQGQMIPLSHLAEITLRSDAAMLKSENGQLISWVFVDIKNIALGNYIHVAQTALDQSLALPPRYFYEFAGQYEYLQRVQNTLSVVIPVVLVVIFILLLMTFQQASQATMVMLSLPFALVGSTWLIYAMGIQFSTAVIIGMIALAGVAAEFSVIMLLYLNNAISDAKAKQQLSTTSDLRHAIMQGALMRIRPKAMTVATIFFGLLPALWGVGSGNEVLKAIAAPMVGGMITAPLLSLFVLPAIYWLWYQRQLKS; from the coding sequence ATGTTAGCACGTATTATTTCTCTCGCGCTGGAGCAGCGCTTAATCGTCATCATGTTAGCTTTATTGATGACCGGATGGGGTGTGCTTGAACTTAAGCGTACCCCTATTGATGCCTTGCCTGACTTATCGGATGTGCAAGTGATTGTGAAAACCCAATATTCAGGTCAATCACCACAATTGGTGGAGCAGCAGATCACCACCCCACTGTCGAACATTTTAATGAGTGTCCCTGGGGCAAAAACCGTTCGTGGTTTTTCTCTGTTTGGTGATTCCTACATCTATGTGATTTTTAATGATGACACCGACAGTTATTGGGCGCGGAGTCGTGTACAAGAAACCTTATCTCAAGCTTCAAGCCTATTACCCTCAGGCGTACAGCCCATTTTGGGGCCTGATGCGTCTGGCGTAGGCTGGATTTATGAGTATGCGTTAGTCGACCATTCTGGCAATCATGATTTATCACAGCTCACCAGCTTACAAGATTGGTACTTACAGCCTGCTCTACAAAGCATTGAAGGCGTTGCCGAAGTAGCTACGATTGGCGGCATGAAGCAAAGCTATCAAATCGTGGTGAATCCAAGTTTACTGCAAAATTTTGGCTTAACCCTCAAGCAAGTGATCGACACCATCAAGATGCACAACCGTGAGGTTGGTGGCTCTGTGGTAGAAATGGCAGAAGCGGAATATATGATCCGTGCTAAAGGTTATCTCACCAACATCGCTCAAATTGAGCACTTACCTGTTGGGAAGGTATCGCCTTCGGGCACACCTCTGTTGCTAAAAGACATCGCCACCGTCCGCTTAGGACCAAGCAGCCGCCGCGGTATTGCCGAGCTTGATGGTAAAGGTGAAGTGGTGGGCGGCATTATTGTCATGCGTTATCAAAATAATGCCAAAGCCACGATTGAAACGGTGAAAGCTCGTCTAGAGCAATTGAAAAAAGGATTACCTGAAGGCGTAGAGATTGTGCCTACCTACGATCGCTCCGAGCTCATTAATAATTCGGTCGATAATTTATTCGTCAAAATTGGCGAAGAAATGCTGATTGTGGCGCTGGTGTGTTTGCTGTTTTTATTCCATGCTCGCTCGACACTCGTAGCGATTTTAGTACTGCCGCTGTCGATATTAGGTGCGTTCATTTTAATGAACCATCTTGGGATCAATGCCAACATTATGAGTCTGGGTGGCATTGCGATTGCGATTGGCGCCGTGGTCGATGGCGCAATTGTGATGGTGGAAAACACTCATAAACATCTCGAAGCCTTTGAGCAGCAACATCAGCGAACACCCAGCAATACTGAACACTGGCAGCTGATAAAACAAAGCTGTGTAGAAGTGGGACCCGCGCTGTTTTTCTCGCTGCTGATCATCACGCTTAGCTTTGTACCTGTGTTCGCTCTAGGAGCACAGGAAGGTCGACTGTTCAGCCCGCTAGCATTCACTAAGACCTTTACCATGGCAGTCGCCGCCTTACTGTCGATCACCCTTATTCCTGTGGTGATTGGCTTTTTGATCAAAGGGAAAGTCCCTTCTGAGCAGCAAAACCCATTAAACCGTGGCTTGATGGCAAGCTATCGCCCTCTGCTTAATCAAGTACTCAAACATCCAAAACTGACATTAGTAGCGGCTATCTCCATTTTAACCAGCAGCTATTACCCCATCGCTCATACGGGCACTGAGTTTATGCCTGAGTTAGAAGAAGGGGATTTGATGTATATGCCCACCACACTGCCGGGGATCAGTGCCGCCAAAGCCGGGCGGCTGCTACAGCAAACCGATAGGCTCATTAAAACCGTGCCTGAAGTGAAGCGTGTCTTTGGTAAAGTGGGACGCGCGCAAACCGCGACCGATCCCGCACCACTGACCATGCTGGAAACCACCATTTTACTTAAGCCTAAAGATCAATGGCGCAGTGGAATGACCTTAGATGGCATCATTGCTGAGCTGGATGCAAAGGTTCAAGTACCAGGGCTAACCAACGCTTGGGTACAACCCATCAAAACTCGCATTGATATGTTATCGACAGGTGTTAAAACCCCTGTTGGTATCAAGATCAGCGGTGAAGATGTAAAAGAGCTTGAGAACATTGGTCAGCAGATAGAATCCATTTTAGCGCCACTTGACGGCACACAGTCGGTATACGCCGAACGCAGCAGCAGCGGACGTTATTTAGATATCGAGCCCAAACTCGATGTTGCAGCTCGCTATGGGATCAGTCAGCAACAACTGCACGACGTAGTACGCTTTGCAATTGGCGGCATGACCATCAGTGAGTCAATTCAAGGCAATGTGCGCTATCCCATCATCGTGCGCTACCCACGTGAATTAAGGGATAACCTTGAAGCCATCAAGCAATTACCCGTCACCAGTAATCAGGGGCAAATGATCCCACTCTCACATCTTGCTGAGATCACATTGCGCTCTGATGCCGCCATGCTCAAAAGTGAAAACGGACAGCTGATCAGCTGGGTCTTTGTAGATATCAAAAATATTGCGCTCGGAAACTATATTCATGTGGCTCAAACAGCCTTGGATCAGTCTTTAGCTCTGCCACCACGTTATTTTTACGAGTTTGCGGGTCAATATGAGTATCTACAGCGCGTACAAAACACCTTGTCTGTTGTGATCCCAGTAGTACTGGTAGTGATCTTCATTCTGCTATTAATGACTTTTCAGCAAGCAAGCCAAGCCACTATGGTGATGCTGTCACTGCCGTTCGCTTTAGTCGGTAGTACTTGGCTGATTTATGCGATGGGCATTCAGTTTTCTACCGCAGTGATCATCGGCATGATTGCTCTGGCGGGGGTAGCCGCTGAGTTTAGCGTCATCATGTTGCTTTACTTGAACAATGCCATCAGTGATGCAAAAGCCAAACAGCAATTGTCTACCACGTCTGATTTACGCCACGCCATCATGCAAGGCGCTTTGATGCGTATCCGCCCTAAAGCCATGACGGTGGCCACCATCTTCTTTGGACTGTTGCCAGCATTATGGGGCGTGGGCTCAGGTAATGAAGTACTTAAAGCCATTGCAGCACCTATGGTTGGCGGCATGATCACCGCTCCTTTGTTATCGCTGTTTGTTCTACCTGCAATTTATTGGTTATGGTATCAGCGACAACTGAAATCTTGA
- a CDS encoding aromatic amino acid transport family protein encodes MAAAQGVTSPSVIGGAMIVAGTAVGAGMFTLPVVGAGMWFSYSVLMLLVAWFCMMMAGLYLLEVNLHYKAGVNFDSLTKTILGNFWRTVSGVSIAFLMYVLTYAYVSGGGSVVNHSLQAIGLSLPQGWAGLVFAGVLATIVIIGTKHVGRISTIMLGGMLITFFMATGNLLLDVEPAKLWMPNGDPHYSLYILGALPVGLASFGFQQVVPSLVKYYDKSASHVLKAILIGTVLALVIYICWMMVTMGHIARSEFSHIIALGGNMGALIEGMSKVVSSAWLSNLLTLFANLAVASSFLGVSLALFDFIADLFGFDDSWSGRIKSGLVTFVPPTVLGIFLPNGFIMAIGFAALAGAISVVIIPCLMAIKVRKLNPDSHSFRVPGGSGLLGVVFLYGIAVMVCHLLNMAGLLPMFG; translated from the coding sequence ATGGCGGCGGCACAGGGCGTTACCTCACCCTCTGTAATTGGCGGAGCCATGATTGTTGCTGGCACCGCTGTTGGTGCTGGCATGTTTACTTTGCCCGTGGTTGGGGCTGGGATGTGGTTCAGCTACTCAGTGTTGATGTTGCTGGTGGCTTGGTTTTGTATGATGATGGCCGGTTTGTATCTGCTTGAGGTGAATCTGCATTACAAAGCTGGCGTTAATTTTGATTCTCTCACTAAGACGATTTTAGGTAATTTTTGGCGAACCGTCAGTGGTGTCAGTATTGCGTTTTTAATGTATGTACTGACTTATGCCTATGTCAGTGGTGGCGGCTCTGTCGTTAATCATAGCTTGCAGGCTATTGGTCTTAGCTTGCCGCAAGGCTGGGCAGGCCTAGTGTTTGCGGGTGTGTTGGCAACCATCGTCATCATTGGAACCAAGCATGTCGGGCGCATTTCCACCATTATGTTAGGTGGCATGTTGATCACCTTCTTTATGGCTACTGGTAATTTACTCTTAGACGTTGAACCCGCTAAGTTGTGGATGCCAAATGGTGATCCTCACTATTCCCTTTATATCCTTGGTGCCTTGCCCGTTGGTTTAGCCAGTTTTGGTTTTCAGCAAGTGGTGCCAAGTTTAGTGAAATACTATGATAAATCGGCGTCACATGTGCTCAAGGCAATACTGATCGGCACCGTATTGGCTTTGGTGATTTATATCTGCTGGATGATGGTTACCATGGGTCATATTGCCCGCAGTGAGTTCTCTCATATTATTGCCTTGGGGGGCAATATGGGGGCGCTGATTGAGGGAATGTCAAAAGTGGTGTCCAGTGCTTGGTTATCGAACTTACTGACCTTATTTGCCAATTTAGCGGTTGCGTCATCTTTCTTAGGAGTGAGCTTAGCTTTATTTGACTTTATAGCCGATTTATTTGGCTTTGATGACAGTTGGTCAGGTCGAATTAAATCTGGCTTAGTCACCTTTGTACCACCAACGGTGTTAGGAATTTTCTTACCTAATGGGTTTATCATGGCCATTGGCTTCGCGGCGTTAGCTGGGGCTATTTCTGTGGTGATCATTCCTTGTCTGATGGCTATAAAAGTACGAAAACTTAACCCTGACAGTCATAGTTTTCGTGTGCCAGGCGGCAGTGGATTATTAGGAGTGGTGTTCTTATACGGTATCGCCGTTATGGTATGCCATTTACTCAATATGGCAGGATTGCTGCCTATGTTTGGTTGA
- the plsB gene encoding glycerol-3-phosphate 1-O-acyltransferase PlsB, with amino-acid sequence MLKHDSWFFKSLRFIQKWFVHTIVVPQEPFSDLNIKADKPLVYVMKTESVSDFAALSEITAKYGLPDPYEPVTINGQSVSRVVCLQGAKPLFGSNQNDQEYLNNFSQLLEWHHQDPQLDIQLMPVSLYWGRTPGKEDDTMKAAVLERETPTWLRKCLMILFLGRHNFIQFSNAVSLRYMADEHGTDERIAHKLARVARVHFGRQRKVMTGPDLPKRQTLFKQLLASEAIQDAIDEEAKSKKISREQAKARAEEYLDEIAAAYSDNLVRVCERLLTWLWNKLYKGINIRGAESVRQLHHDGHEIVYVPCHRSHMDYLLLSYILYYEGMVPPHIAAGINLNFWPAGPMFRKGGAFFIRRSFNGNKLYTSVFRAYLDQLFDKGYSVEYFTEGGRSRTGRLLNPKTGMLAMTVNSVLRGSKRPVTLVPVYLGYDHVMEVSTYHKELSGKKKQKESVWQVFGAIRKLGNFGQGYVNFGEPIQVQQHLNDIEPNWRQQMAEDPNQKPQWLTPAVNTLATKVMSNINGAAAVSSVTLVSLILLSSEQKSLDKASLKRQLALYLKLLKAVPYSEFTSVPEGNEDTLLEQALELEKFTIEPDKYGDIVSLDDTQAREMTYYRNNIVHLFVLPALIANCILRHEHISREGILEHIEQLYPLMQAELFLNVPELTAHVDAFIEHFEAQELIKLTEGGYKHVEANMLALNILARTLDEMLQRYGILFNLLEQQPDIERVDLERESLALAKHLGTLHGIAAPEFYDKKLYATLTVKLKELGFIGQSEPNMSLSSLVSQFNHLLDPAVKQVLINSVKQSQTQEPIN; translated from the coding sequence ATGCTCAAACATGATTCCTGGTTTTTTAAATCCTTGCGTTTTATTCAAAAGTGGTTTGTTCATACTATCGTCGTACCGCAAGAGCCATTTTCAGATTTAAACATTAAGGCTGACAAGCCTTTGGTTTATGTGATGAAAACGGAATCCGTCAGTGACTTTGCCGCGCTGAGTGAAATCACTGCCAAATACGGTCTGCCCGATCCTTATGAGCCCGTTACCATCAATGGGCAATCCGTTTCCAGAGTCGTGTGCTTACAAGGGGCTAAGCCTTTGTTTGGCTCAAACCAAAACGATCAAGAGTATTTGAATAATTTCAGTCAATTACTTGAATGGCATCATCAAGATCCGCAGTTGGATATTCAGCTTATGCCAGTGAGTCTGTATTGGGGACGTACGCCGGGTAAAGAAGATGACACCATGAAGGCGGCAGTACTGGAGAGAGAAACGCCAACTTGGTTGCGCAAGTGCTTAATGATCCTATTTTTAGGGCGCCATAACTTCATTCAATTTTCCAATGCCGTTTCATTGCGTTATATGGCGGATGAGCACGGTACTGATGAGCGCATCGCACATAAGCTCGCTCGTGTTGCTCGAGTGCATTTTGGACGTCAGCGCAAAGTGATGACCGGTCCTGACTTACCTAAGCGTCAAACTTTGTTTAAACAGTTATTAGCATCAGAAGCGATCCAAGATGCCATTGATGAAGAAGCGAAAAGTAAAAAAATCTCCCGTGAGCAGGCGAAAGCTCGTGCCGAAGAGTACCTAGATGAAATCGCTGCCGCTTATTCTGATAACTTAGTTAGGGTTTGTGAGCGCTTGCTAACTTGGCTTTGGAATAAGCTTTATAAAGGCATTAACATCAGAGGTGCGGAGTCGGTACGCCAGCTGCATCATGACGGTCATGAAATCGTGTATGTTCCTTGTCATCGCAGCCATATGGATTACCTCTTATTGTCGTACATTCTCTATTACGAAGGGATGGTACCACCGCACATTGCGGCGGGTATTAACCTCAACTTCTGGCCAGCAGGTCCTATGTTCCGTAAAGGTGGCGCTTTCTTTATTCGTCGTAGCTTTAACGGCAACAAACTGTATACCTCTGTTTTTCGCGCTTACTTAGATCAGCTGTTTGATAAAGGCTATAGCGTTGAGTACTTCACTGAAGGTGGACGTTCACGTACTGGTCGATTATTAAATCCGAAAACGGGCATGCTCGCCATGACGGTAAACAGTGTTTTGCGTGGCTCAAAACGTCCTGTAACCTTAGTACCAGTGTACTTAGGCTACGATCACGTAATGGAAGTGTCGACGTATCACAAAGAACTCAGCGGTAAGAAAAAACAAAAAGAATCCGTGTGGCAAGTGTTTGGTGCTATTCGCAAACTGGGTAACTTTGGTCAAGGCTATGTGAACTTTGGTGAGCCTATTCAAGTTCAGCAACACCTTAATGACATTGAGCCCAATTGGCGTCAGCAGATGGCGGAAGATCCGAATCAGAAGCCGCAATGGTTAACACCAGCGGTAAATACGCTAGCCACCAAAGTCATGAGCAACATTAATGGCGCTGCTGCGGTCAGCTCTGTAACTTTAGTGAGCTTGATTTTATTGTCATCTGAGCAAAAATCGCTAGATAAAGCCAGCCTTAAACGCCAGCTTGCTCTGTACTTGAAGCTGCTTAAAGCGGTGCCATATTCCGAGTTTACCTCTGTGCCAGAAGGCAATGAAGATACCTTACTTGAGCAAGCCTTAGAGCTTGAGAAATTCACCATTGAGCCGGATAAATACGGTGACATCGTGTCACTTGATGACACTCAAGCGCGAGAAATGACCTACTATCGCAACAACATTGTTCACTTGTTTGTGTTGCCAGCGTTGATTGCAAATTGCATTTTGCGTCATGAGCACATCAGCCGCGAAGGCATTTTAGAGCATATCGAGCAACTGTATCCATTGATGCAAGCTGAGCTATTTTTGAATGTTCCAGAGCTGACGGCTCATGTTGATGCCTTTATTGAACACTTTGAAGCCCAAGAGCTCATTAAGCTAACCGAAGGCGGCTATAAACACGTTGAAGCGAATATGTTGGCACTTAATATTCTGGCTCGCACCCTTGATGAGATGCTGCAGCGTTACGGTATTTTATTTAACTTACTTGAGCAGCAACCCGATATAGAGCGCGTTGATTTAGAAAGAGAAAGTTTAGCCTTAGCCAAACATTTAGGGACGTTGCATGGCATTGCTGCCCCAGAGTTTTACGATAAGAAATTGTATGCTACTTTGACCGTTAAACTGAAAGAATTAGGGTTTATCGGACAATCGGAGCCAAACATGTCACTTTCGTCACTTGTGTCTCAATTCAATCATTTGCTTGATCCTGCGGTTAAGCAAGTTCTCATTAACAGTGTAAAGCAGTCACAAACTCAAGAGCCTATTAATTAA